One Acetobacterium sp. KB-1 DNA segment encodes these proteins:
- a CDS encoding SDR family NAD(P)-dependent oxidoreductase, which translates to MAIKFEFSEKTAVITGAAKGIGAAIAEMFAESGANVIIVDMDVENGEKMASKLEEKGVKSLFRKVDISDENAVDAFSKEILDKFKKIEILVNCAGIGPKDIGPPFSKISSDDVKRVFNVNTVGMLNMCRSFYGNFYAQKSGKIINISSIAAFLQVPMMPQYGASKAATISFSNSLAKEMGSFNVNVNCVNPGFINTDIYSDALDFKKAVPGAFEDCSTSQQVVEKMASGSALKRTQSPEDIAFAVLFLASDEAKNITGQCLNVDSGIVYR; encoded by the coding sequence ATGGCTATCAAATTCGAATTTTCCGAAAAAACTGCGGTTATTACTGGGGCAGCCAAAGGTATTGGTGCCGCTATTGCTGAAATGTTTGCTGAGTCAGGAGCAAATGTTATTATAGTTGACATGGATGTTGAAAATGGCGAAAAAATGGCGTCGAAGCTTGAAGAAAAAGGGGTTAAATCCCTTTTTCGAAAAGTGGATATCAGCGATGAAAATGCTGTTGATGCATTTTCAAAGGAGATATTAGACAAATTTAAAAAGATTGAAATCCTTGTAAATTGTGCAGGTATCGGACCAAAAGATATAGGACCGCCATTTTCAAAAATATCTTCAGACGATGTAAAACGTGTTTTTAATGTCAACACAGTAGGCATGCTTAATATGTGCCGATCCTTTTATGGTAATTTCTACGCACAAAAAAGTGGAAAGATTATTAATATTTCTTCAATTGCGGCGTTTCTGCAAGTGCCAATGATGCCTCAATATGGTGCCTCTAAGGCAGCAACGATTAGCTTTTCTAATTCTCTTGCAAAAGAAATGGGAAGTTTTAATGTGAATGTCAACTGTGTCAATCCTGGATTTATTAATACCGATATTTATTCAGATGCATTAGATTTTAAAAAAGCAGTGCCTGGAGCATTCGAAGATTGCAGCACAAGCCAACAAGTTGTTGAAAAAATGGCATCAGGGTCAGCATTAAAGCGTACTCAGTCACCAGAAGATATTGCTTTTGCAGTATTGTTTTTAGCATCGGATGAAGCAAAAAATATTACCGGACAGTGTTTAAATGTGGATTCTGGAATTGTATATCGTTAA
- a CDS encoding zinc-binding dehydrogenase, protein MKAVQKLEHGVGYLGCVAVEEPKPTYGSVKIKIEFCGICGSDLHIVGGFETPTSPLPIPFTMGHEYSGTIAEIGEGVTQFKVGDRVTGIVTKGFCGKCRSCLMGDIGRCQDAINIGYECDGAMAEYICMPEGATFKLPDNVSLEEGALVEPAAVAAHAVLENVDIKPTDTVVVMGAGPIGLLVLQFIKACGAKTILADISSANARLELGKKLGADYTFENDKCNVIQEVRALTFGKGADFVFECTGVDIVITQSIMMTKRAGTIVELALTSAEGSNIKAYIVAVMQNMRIQFSYGHNLGTWQKTLQMMADGRINTKDLVTHKFKFEDFDEAFECNDANKIKVLLHP, encoded by the coding sequence ATGAAAGCGGTTCAAAAATTAGAACATGGTGTTGGTTATCTAGGATGTGTAGCGGTTGAGGAACCAAAACCAACTTACGGTAGCGTTAAAATTAAAATAGAATTTTGTGGCATATGTGGTTCTGATTTGCATATTGTTGGTGGTTTTGAAACACCGACATCTCCACTTCCAATCCCCTTTACCATGGGTCATGAATATAGCGGAACTATTGCAGAAATTGGTGAAGGGGTAACGCAATTTAAAGTTGGTGATCGTGTTACAGGTATTGTAACAAAAGGCTTCTGTGGGAAATGTAGATCTTGTTTAATGGGTGATATTGGAAGATGCCAGGATGCCATCAATATCGGTTATGAATGTGATGGAGCAATGGCAGAATACATTTGTATGCCAGAAGGAGCGACGTTTAAGTTGCCTGATAATGTTAGTTTAGAAGAGGGCGCACTGGTTGAACCTGCTGCTGTTGCCGCTCACGCTGTCTTAGAAAACGTTGACATTAAACCAACTGATACGGTTGTAGTTATGGGGGCAGGTCCGATCGGTTTACTTGTTCTTCAATTTATAAAAGCCTGTGGTGCAAAGACAATTTTAGCGGACATTTCTTCCGCAAATGCTCGATTGGAATTAGGTAAAAAACTTGGAGCGGACTACACTTTTGAAAATGACAAATGCAACGTAATCCAGGAAGTGCGTGCCCTGACCTTTGGAAAAGGTGCTGATTTTGTTTTTGAATGCACGGGTGTAGACATCGTAATTACACAATCAATCATGATGACAAAACGTGCCGGAACAATTGTTGAATTAGCCCTTACCAGTGCAGAAGGTAGCAATATAAAAGCATATATTGTTGCCGTCATGCAAAATATGAGAATCCAGTTTTCATATGGTCATAATCTGGGCACATGGCAAAAAACGCTTCAAATGATGGCAGATGGAAGGATTAACACTAAAGATTTAGTAACACATAAATTTAAATTTGAAGATTTTGATGAGGCATTTGAATGTAACGATGCAAATAAAATAAAAGTATTATTGCATCCATAA
- a CDS encoding acetyl-CoA hydrolase/transferase family protein — protein MNYKELLDKKTITIEEAVGKITNGATIYTYGIAEPMAYMDQFHLLKDRGVKGVTHINLLNLKPYDFYSDETYDGILNHVSGFYGNFMRDPAQTKMTTFYPNHLSKSGTDRLYYHEITGKPVSIFTLSVSPMDKQGYFSTGPICVASPDYLKRADLVILEINENIPRTFGDTQVHISDVDYVLYGNNEVMYLPSGNVALSDEDILIGKHIADMIEDGSTLQLGIGGIPNAVAMALKDKKDLGVHTEMLNDGLVQLYKEGIVTNRCKTLYENKMITSFTFGSKETYDFIDDNVGVLHINVRDSNSPFELAKNYKMISVNTTLQVDLFGQCSSEAVGTRHISGTGGQVETAQGAKMSKDGKSFIALHSTANVKNASGERVLKSTIVDVHPEGTVITLSRADVDYVVTEYGVAALRGTSLIERAQALIKIAHPNFRDELEEKAKQRAILR, from the coding sequence ATGAACTATAAAGAATTATTAGATAAGAAAACAATCACAATTGAAGAAGCTGTAGGAAAGATCACCAATGGAGCTACAATTTACACCTATGGTATAGCTGAGCCAATGGCTTACATGGATCAATTTCATTTATTAAAAGATCGTGGCGTAAAAGGGGTTACCCATATTAATTTATTAAACCTAAAACCTTATGATTTTTATTCAGATGAAACATATGATGGCATCCTTAATCACGTTAGTGGATTTTATGGGAATTTTATGAGAGATCCTGCACAAACAAAAATGACGACCTTTTATCCAAATCATTTGAGTAAAAGTGGAACTGATCGATTATATTATCATGAGATAACAGGAAAACCAGTTAGTATCTTCACTCTGTCAGTTAGCCCGATGGATAAGCAAGGTTACTTCAGCACTGGTCCAATCTGTGTTGCCAGTCCGGATTACTTAAAAAGAGCGGATTTAGTCATTTTAGAAATTAATGAAAATATTCCACGTACTTTTGGGGATACCCAGGTGCATATATCTGATGTTGACTATGTTTTATATGGTAATAATGAGGTAATGTACCTTCCAAGTGGTAATGTTGCATTGAGCGATGAAGATATTCTTATTGGAAAACACATTGCTGACATGATTGAAGATGGATCGACTCTTCAGTTGGGCATCGGTGGAATACCAAATGCAGTTGCAATGGCATTGAAAGATAAAAAAGATTTAGGCGTTCACACTGAAATGTTGAATGATGGTCTTGTTCAATTGTATAAGGAAGGTATTGTAACAAATCGATGTAAAACACTCTATGAAAACAAAATGATAACATCATTTACGTTTGGTAGCAAGGAAACATATGACTTCATCGATGACAATGTTGGCGTCCTGCATATAAATGTCAGAGACAGTAATTCGCCTTTTGAATTAGCAAAAAACTATAAAATGATATCTGTCAATACGACACTTCAAGTTGATTTATTTGGCCAATGTTCTTCGGAAGCTGTTGGAACGAGGCATATAAGTGGTACCGGTGGTCAGGTTGAGACAGCCCAGGGTGCTAAAATGTCGAAAGACGGGAAATCATTTATTGCATTGCACTCAACTGCCAATGTAAAAAACGCGAGTGGCGAAAGAGTATTGAAATCAACGATTGTAGATGTTCATCCCGAAGGTACCGTCATAACATTGTCAAGGGCTGATGTTGATTATGTTGTTACTGAATATGGTGTTGCAGCATTAAGAGGCACTTCCTTAATTGAACGGGCACAAGCGTTGATAAAGATCGCACATCCGAACTTCAGGGATGAGCTTGAAGAAAAAGCAAAACAACGCGCCATATTAAGATAG
- a CDS encoding response regulator transcription factor, with amino-acid sequence MSLLTITDYEKILNFCFFVNKDYSDFINRTLTALLDFFDFKLTAYSVFNVNPNGQRSLLKLETLYLRPNILKDYKENFYKSDPFYNKIDTLRNSNKFKYVYTTNDICYDEFLNSPYGKSLTKNGIAYQAILGASDAAHPPMHVISIFKTENEGNFTPKELELLSQIGKVFHESMRLFRKHNSQADVIFLTNRLFDLTSVGFIFFNKNKDVIDFNETFINYTAFITSKLNVDEIVCDLINLIESTNKITIDELKVNAIINTHGFIVTFFPPQISQNEYIETFYCFTIRKIEERRQGDEIQNLLVEEYNLTKRESEILSLLIDGASNQQISETVYISISTVKSHVRNIFNKLNVSTRSEVIRKIRKLALLENDNSSSA; translated from the coding sequence ATGTCCCTATTAACAATTACTGATTACGAAAAAATCTTGAATTTTTGCTTTTTTGTTAATAAAGACTATTCAGACTTTATTAATCGAACACTCACGGCATTACTTGATTTTTTTGATTTTAAGCTTACTGCATATTCTGTTTTTAATGTAAATCCAAACGGTCAACGCTCCTTATTAAAATTGGAAACGCTTTATTTACGGCCAAATATTCTAAAGGACTATAAAGAAAATTTTTACAAGTCTGATCCCTTTTATAATAAAATTGACACCCTCCGTAATTCGAACAAATTCAAATATGTTTATACGACTAACGATATTTGTTATGACGAATTTTTAAACTCGCCATATGGTAAATCGTTGACTAAGAACGGTATTGCTTACCAAGCGATTTTAGGTGCGAGTGACGCTGCACACCCTCCCATGCATGTTATCAGTATTTTTAAAACCGAGAATGAAGGAAACTTCACTCCAAAAGAGCTGGAATTGTTATCTCAAATTGGAAAAGTATTTCACGAGTCAATGCGTCTATTTAGAAAACATAATTCTCAAGCTGATGTGATTTTTCTCACAAATCGACTATTCGATCTAACTTCAGTTGGTTTCATTTTTTTTAACAAAAACAAAGATGTAATCGACTTTAATGAAACATTTATTAATTATACAGCTTTTATTACGAGTAAGTTAAATGTAGACGAAATTGTTTGTGATCTAATTAACTTGATTGAATCCACAAATAAAATTACTATTGATGAATTAAAAGTGAATGCCATTATTAACACCCACGGTTTTATAGTAACGTTTTTTCCCCCCCAAATAAGTCAAAATGAATATATTGAAACGTTTTATTGCTTTACCATAAGAAAAATCGAAGAAAGACGACAAGGAGATGAGATCCAAAATCTTCTGGTCGAAGAATATAATCTAACTAAGAGAGAAAGTGAGATACTATCTCTCTTAATTGATGGTGCCAGTAACCAGCAAATTTCAGAAACGGTTTATATCAGCATTTCGACAGTTAAATCACATGTCCGAAATATTTTCAATAAGCTAAATGTATCCACTCGTTCAGAAGTGATCCGAAAAATTCGAAAATTAGCGCTTCTTGAAAACGATAACAGTAGCTCTGCCTGA